The Gossypium hirsutum isolate 1008001.06 chromosome A03, Gossypium_hirsutum_v2.1, whole genome shotgun sequence genome contains the following window.
AATAGGCCTGCAGAATGCGAAAGATTAATAACTGAGTTCGTTCTAGTAAAtactttgagaaataaaaaataataatagttaaacTAATTTATTAAGGGGCATTTGGTTTAAATCATctaaaaatttcaagtttaattttacattttagtatAATATTCTCAGTTTCGATCCACAAAAATTACtttgaattgataattttatatttccAATTATGCCAAATATTTCGAAATATAAGGAGTTATCTCAATATAAACTACTCTTTAACTAATATAAGATTTTGGAGGTATATTGATCAAGGTAGTAAGTATGGTATTGGTGAATGTAACATTTTTCTATTGGTATTGCTACATATTAGTATTGGTCTATTTAAGTGtatcatttcttttaaaaaaatatgtaatttatataaCCAATATGAAttaatgagattaaataaattttaaatataaaatattcataaaaaataaagctTTGATTGGAGcggtaaagaaaatattttaaaaatgctAGCAGTATGAACTTAGATCTCACATATGTAAATTTTATGacaccaaaaaatataaaatagacatcaattatataaaatattttaaataaatttcacaaaCACAACCCATCATTAGATAAActcaaaatagataaattaaattacaccaaaaataatagataaaCCTAGAAACGTTGTtccataaattaaataataaaattattctaTAATATGCCTATAACAAtccataatttaaaattaaataatttaaatttaaaatatattttaaaatagtaataaaaccaaagaaatcaaaattGCCATTCAAACTGCTATTTGTGTAACAAAATTAGAATGCGGAAAGTTGAATAGAAGACTTCCACTTCCATGAACTTTTATATCAATATCGTTAAATTAAGGATAAAtgtgtttttaaataattttatattcagttaattaataataattaattaatttagatgtaattatttataattatacaaaaaataacatatttgGATAACAATTATAATTGATTGGTCCTATCGAATTGGATGTAACTAGAACATCCAATTACTCTTTTTAattcttaattatattttttgccccataattaaattataaaaattaaattactctatTTTTCATGTCActttaaaatacatcaaaatcAAAACCTTGGACCTTCAATTATACCTTTTCCCCTCAAAACTAAATATATAAGAATTCTAATAAAAATCCTACCACACGTGTATATGtgtaaaaatcacaaatttagaatgcaaatatatatttaaaaataacataaaatttaaatcaactatactttcgaataatataacttatattaaatatgaaatgacattttaatgatttttctaatTGAATTGATACCCAAttaactcgtgacaccaactcagtcaggGACTTAGATAATATTATGGATAGATGATAGAAGTAATAAAGTgtaagtaataaaattaaaatataaaaaacatattaaaataaatttttagttgagtgataaaatagaaattttactaaTGCAATTTGCATAGGTTCAGATCCATGtccatatttttttagttttttttttaattgaaaaggtTAAAACACCatcgaataatataatttattttaaatacaaaaaaatattttaataattttcctaaATTGACACTCGATTAACTCATAACACCAATTCAGTaaaaagcttaaaaaaattttaatacacaatcttcaagtaaaaaataaaagaactaaaatattaaaacaattttcTAATTTATCTTACTTTTCCTAAATAAAATTCTTAGATTTTTATTGTACATAAATAAACCTTATATCTTCGAGAAGAAAAATTCTTTTGATACGTACCTACTTTGTGACTTATTCTGATACAAGTCCATATTTCAAGAGAAATAACAATTGATGTTAAAGAGTTTATTTAACTATAAATTAAAAGCTAATAGTTGACTGAATCGGTAAAGGACTTGTgttttatataacaaaattacaAGAGAGTAGTGCATAATTTAGAAATTTCTCTACCATCTTATGACTTATTGTGGCACAACCACCAATGGAGAAAAGatggaaaacaaaacaaaaaagaaaggggCAAACATTTAGAAACTTAATCATACATTTGGCCATCTAACTATGGGTACCATGAAATTCTAACTTGTAAGACTGGGGgcgaaaaaagaagaagagaaaagtaTAAGGAGGGTCGTGCTAATAAACAAAAGTTAGAGTACATATTATGTATTACATGAATGACTTTTATTACCATGAAAAGGGGCTAGCTCCCTGCAAAAAAATCTCATTTTCTACATCTTTTACCCATTGACAAACCCTGTTGCAAGTCTTTATGGCTACTGCCTGCACAGTACATTAATGAAACTTTTAAAGCTTCTTCTGCACAAAATAATGTATTCAGTATGTATTTAATACTATGTTGAAATTTACaagtttaattatagttttagtccctctactatgttgaaaattatgatttaattccTATATTCTGGTTCCTCTTTTATGATGTTATTAGTAGGTACAAATTGATAGCACTGTTGGTCTGTTATTGATTAACAAATTCATGAAAATCCCCGTCATCACTTTAATAGTTATCAATTTGGAcctactaataacattataaaagtcAAGTGACCGGATTATGTAACATTAAAttagaaggattaaattgcaaatttCAGCATAACAGAGGAACTAAAATCATTATTAGACCAAttatatacgtatatgtatatgtatatatgtagaATCAAACCTTGTCTGCAAGGGGATCGAATGCCGCATAGAGTTCAAAATCTTGTGTAACCCAGCAGAGTAAAACTGACAGAAAAATCATATTAATTTCAAGACAGTAAAATAAAAACTCCCAAGAAACTGTTTTCCATTAACTATACACATAACATTAGGAAAGGGAAAGTATTGATTGCTGAAAAGATTCAAACAGCAAAACCAAAAAACAAAACTGTGACAAAGTAACTTTCTGCTATATGGTGTTATAGTTCAGATGTCAGCAAAGTTAATGTCTCAGAAAGAGACTTACCATAGTTTTCATCTCTTCTAAACTGAGTTTTATGGGGCCCAATTCCTTTATCATGCATGGAATCATACAGTCTTTGGTAAGCTCTATATAACCTGCACAATGAAAAACCAGTTTTATACATATTGCTATATCTATTGGCCCGGTGTACCAAAATACATTATACCATTAAACATGAAAGAAGTTCAATTGACCCAGTGAACCAAAATACAACAAACCTTTTCTGTTGCTGGGGACTGCTAAGTGGCGGTGAGAACTCAGAAGATACATATTGCTCAAGAAATATACTACGATAAATGAAATGCCAAAGTCCAGCAGGACCGCCAATACCAATAAATGGTTCCCTCGGCCTCTTAGGAGAATCTGTTGGAAGCCTCTCAGGCGAATCAGTTGGAAGTCTTTGCTGGCCTAGGTGAGGTGATGATCCCGATCGAGGCAATGGGTCAAGCGGCAAATCCTCTACATGCATTCCACCATCGATCATTGACCTCTGAACTTCACTAAGAACATTGGACTTCGAGAGAACCAGTTCTATGCGAATCCTATAAAATTTCAGTCAAATTTCTTAATGGTCAACATTCTAACATGAAGAGGTAAATGTGCTTTCACTGGTAAGCCATAGAGGCAACTAAATCTGGGTATATTTCCATTTGGTTAGATGGTCAAAGGTCAGACTCAAGATATGCAGTCAATTGATGAAGAATTTGGTAAGGTTATAACCGAAGTTCACTAGCATCACTATCAAATAAGGAAAATACAATTTACCTGCAATCTTTAAGATGATAGAACGCATCTGATCTGGTAGTAAGCAATATCAAATAGGTATCAACCTGCCAAAAGAAAGTAAATTTGTCCTTTTCTGATGGCATGATCAAGGTAGGGGGAAAAAATATGACAGCATTGTATCTAGTAGAAGTTGCACCAAATTAACCTATCGTGAACCATGTGTCAACTCACATCAAGAAAATTAACGTATGCATACAAAAATGCCATAGGATTATATCTTGGTAAGCAAATTGGTGAGAATGATTCTGCTGTCCTGCATAAAGCATGAGGATCTCATAAGAACCAAGAGCCCATGAAATCATCAGCACAAAAAGACATTAACTCCACATATCTCTAcagaagaagaaaagggaaaaaagaaaaaaaaactgctAAGAAGAAGCATTTCACAAAACAGCTGCAGAAAACCAGAAGAGCTAGTAAACATGCAGGTTGCTAATAGTGTGCAACAAGTTTCTTAGCTGGAAATTCAGTTTATAGTTCATCAGGAACATCAGGAAGACCCTTCATATAAGCTACAATGTTATTGAGATTACTGATTTACCAAAACAATGTTAGCTAGAAATCCACATAAAACCAACAGATCCAAGCCAAAAGAGTCATCATTAATCCTGTGTGCTTTTGAAGGCAGATGGTATGGAGTTTAAAAAATGCAAGGGGATTAAAGACTTGACATTGGTTATACTAACCTAAATGATTCTGATGACATCACAAAGTTCGAAAGTAGTAACATATCATCAGGATGAAGAGAGGCTTTTTGTGCACCCACAAGACTGATAACCTGAAATTGACCTTGTCGTAATTAAAATGCTTCGAGCAGTAAATCTTACGAAGTTAAACTggaaagtaaaataacaaaaacacAGATGTCCTTATTTTTAGGGGAAAAAAAGGGATGAGGGACTTTTACCTTGTGTTTACACATTAGTATGGCAAATAGCACCCCAGAATCAGCAACATCTTGCAATATAGCACCGGCAGCTTGCCTTGTTGCATAAGCAAGGGGAAGACAAGTGTATGCATGAATAAAGGTGGCTGGGTTCctgaaaaattaaagaataaaaaattagaagGTATCATTCAagtaaaatatgaaagaaaatgaatattgTAACTCACATCTCATCAATAACACAAGTAACATAAATGTAATAACAACACACATCATCCTGTTCTGAACACAGAAGCAATTTTTACAACCAGAGTTGGAATGTGACAAATTGTTAAACAATCAGAACTGAAAATCTtgcaattaatttaaaataagtcAAAACCCCAGTAGGTTTGTTTTCAAGGGTTGAGCATGAAAGCAGAAAATGAGGTTGGTGGGGTGGGGTGGGCTGAGAAGAGGAGAGGAGAGATCCAACATCTTAGTAAAACCCGGTGAAACACACCATCTGAAGGAGTTGTTAAGGGAAGAAAACACAAATGGTAGCGTGTGGAGAGGAGAGATTCaacattattatttattagacatgcaaaaaaaaaaaaaaaactaatgaaaaCGCACCAACTGAAGGAGTGAATGAGGGAAGAGAAAACAACATCTGTTCCTCTAAGCAAAGGTGTCATGTCAAACTTAGGATTCTTCTCGAAGCATCTATTTATGGACTTCGTTAATATAAGTATCATCTGCATCCATTTCATAACCATTCAAAGCGAATCAGTATGAGAAACACTTTTGGGTGACTTtataaacaagtaaaataaaaggTGACAAAATATTTTGATCAAGGGAAATTAGCAAGCCTCGAATATGCAATGGCAACCAAAGTCATCCATCCAAAAGAAGAGATTTGTGAGGGAGGCTGTAAGAGATACCTGGCCGTAAATAAGCTCCAATTGTCCTTTTAATGATTCAAAGGGCTCCTCTGTGCAGCTGATGCAAACTAAATAAATTGGTCCTTTCACAAGAAAGACCACCTGAACAACAAATACATTATCCCATACATCACTCATCAAAAGATAAGGCTTTATTCTGTAAGGGAAAGTAGGATCTTCAATGTTTAggcattccataccaaatgaatAAGAAAAAATGACAGTTTTTTTATCAAGCTGTACTGTATTGATGAGGCCAACAACACAACTTTTCATGTAAATGCGCCTATTTCAAATAATGCCAAACATTCTGCTATTGCATCATTcactttttcttttgaaaattaattGACATGTCTTGCCAAACATAACAAAACCACAACCATTTTGAGGATTAAGGTTCCACCCCTTTTAATGAAACTAAGCTACTTAAGACTAATGCAAAACAGTAACAAAATTGCAGATCCTCAATGTTTAATTCTAAAGTTCAATATGTGAAAGAAGAAACTTCAAAGGTCTACTTAGAAGATTAATCACTATGTGGAAGAGAAAGTATTTCAAATGCAAGTAATCTAATAACAACAGATTGCAGGGCTGTAAAATTAGAAAGTATATAAATTTCAAATCCAGAAATAGCAAATGTAACAATACCTGGTGCTTCCCAGCCTTGACCAATTTGACACGATCTCCCCTGAAAAACaatgaataaaatgttaaaattcctTAAAAAACTGACATAAAAAGAATAAAGGCCCAAATAATCACATTTGATTAAGTACAAGAATAACGACTAAAAACCAAGCAAGCTAGATTCAGCCAAGTACCCATTCTCCACAAAGGAAATGATGGCTTGTAATGTTGCTGAAAAACCAGCTAGCTTGTGTTCATCTCCATATCTGGAAGCCAAATgtataggaaaaaaattaaaacagaaTTCATAAGCAAGcagtttttagtcaaatttgtaGGAACTATTGACACACCTGGAATATATTGGTTTACCAGAATTACTCAAAATAAAGAAGTGTTTCTTCCTCTTTCTCCATGATATTGAACCATCATCCTGTACTTCACTTAtaaattaaacatgatataatatagCAAGTATTGTTTAAAATAGCtcctttttttttacattcaaaCCATAACATCGTTATTGACTAATCCTAAACTTCATAAAAATTCCCAATTCTACAATTCAGTGTATGAATATGTAGGATAATGATATGTGAAATGACTAACCTCATCAACATGACGTTTACCCGGTACCCAAGCGGAGGCCTGAGTATCGGAGAATACTTCAAGGGAACAATCGTTCCTTACTTCCTGAATCTCATCACCGTCAACCTCACTCGCTCCATCGATCCTCGACGCGGTCGAGGCACTGCTGCTCCCTCTCTCACCGGCATACCCACTACTGCTAGGACTCGAAGGCCTTTCGTCGCCAAATATTTCCCGATTCTGCACTGTTAATCGTTCATACTCTTCCTCGCCGTTGCTTCTCTCCCGATTCAACGATCCATTGGCGACTCCATAGCCGTTTCCACGATTAGGTTCCAATTCGACAGGTTCGGTCAATGACAACAAACCGAACTGTTCATCAACCGGCTCGAGATTGGAATTACGGTTTAAGCCGGTGGACTCATCAACAGAAGACGAAGATGAGATAGAATCCAACGACATTTACTTTTTATTCCCTCTTAGAAAATCAAATCTAGGGTTTTGAGCTAGggaaaaatgaaattgagaaaaaaaaattataatttaagaaCACCAACAAGACTATTGCGTTCAGCTACCAGTCCAGTTGCTGTTTTATGTTGGTTGGCTTCGCTGCAGTGCAGGcaattgaaagcaaaatattttagCTTAAAATATGCTTTCAGTCACTATAACAAATTTACGATTTAGtcgttatatttaaaattttaaaatttataatcatcttatcttttcattttaaatcttaACCAAATCATTAAAATAGAACAATCTACCAAAAAAAATGTGAATggactaatatttttaaattaaaaaattatgattttttttgtatttttatatacatttttcagTTAATATTTGGTgatagtgaaattaaaaattaagatatttaacttttaactttttaagtataGGCTTAAATACTAATTTAACCCTTGAATTTGACGCATTCTTCCAATTTAATGGTTAGGTTTTTTTTCTACATAAAATATTATCATTctttttgagaaaaaatataaaattggtacttgaacttgtccACTTCTTACAGATTGGTACTTATGGTTTTTTTTGTCCCAGATTAGTACTCAAACTTTTTTTTCGTCCACTTGTTTGGTACCTGAGCCTAACACCCTTACTTTTCTACTAACGTGGCAGTGCTAGCCACTCGCGTACTGCCACATAGAATCCTCTTTGGCTATCATTTTCCTTCTCATTtcccctctttttttttccttccctAGCCGTCTTGGTTTTACACTTCTAGCCACTATCCGACCTTCTCCGTTGAGCTCTCCGATCAACAATGACCACCACTCGACTTTCTTTTGTCTACTTTTGTCTACTAATACGAGAGCAAGGTAGTAAGCAACTACAAATTTTCAAGGTATGGTTTGCAAACACCCATTTCACTGACGTTGCTAGGCCACCATCCGATCTCCTTCGATAAGCACCAATGACATCACTAGAGGCTTGTTTCTTAAACTATTGAACTCAACAAGCTATAATTTTTGAAAAGATagaaactttcatctcacatttGAAGCTTCTTCACAAAAATGTTAAAGTCAACACTAAGAAATCCTCACTTTCTCATTGTTTTCTAATCAACGAGAAAAATATcagtaaaaaaattcaaaattgaacCATAAAAAAGAGGATGAGAAGAGAAAATATATCGAAGTGAGAGTAAGAATCGAAGTAATAATCAGAActaacgccccaaattttataaatatgcttCCGTAATTATTTAGTACAATGGTGTATTTGTTTCAGTGGTTACGTGTTTGGGTATGTGTGAgtggtcccaagttcaagccctagcttaggaaaaattttggtttttatttgaataagACCTTGCCTTTGGTTAGTAGACTTATAAgtatttgtttattaaaatatgCAAGAATGGGCTTGCTAGTctagtggataagtggagtgtggGTGTGAGGGAGGTCTTGGGTTTGAGTCGGAGCGGAGGCATTAATTTTGCTGGTAATGTCGTGGGTGtgtgtaacacctcgaacccgacccagacgttatggccgaatccggcgTGTCAAACCAAAGTGTCTTTGCGAAAACTTTAGTGAGTCAAGTTCTTTGCTATTACCAAATCATCTTGTCAAAACATTTTACCAGATTAATTACTTTCGATATACTAATCTGTTTAAGTtttgcgaaagcttttaaaaccTTGAAGTTGAAATACGTATGTTTGAaaaatagttattatttttttagaaacacGACTTCTTAAAACTAGCAGTTTAAGTAAATAgataaaagcccaattaaaaattatatcgcataaatggccttattacaaaaacataaacccAAAACGAAactttaagtataaataaaaccaaatgtaAATTAATtgcagtcgtgtggccacctccgagtccgtCGTAGCACCAAATCGCTTAtagctggggattacctgcacagtaaaaaagaaagagtgagtttacgaaaactcagtgtaatcccctatcagtcgATCGGTATACAACATACAGTAATAGTCTCAGCCTGAGCCCTACTCAGAAATAGAATAGAGCGGgctttagcccaatacagtaacagtatgGTTcgataatgcaacccatcccaaaccagtcaacacaccactccgtaccaacaacacatcatgtggggacaaagtcgacccacccaaccaacacaccaatatcacaggaaggctgccagtaacagtatcgcagcaaagctgtcAGAATTAGTATATGTAGCAAGGCcaccagtaacagtatatgtggcgaagccaccaatATAATACACTTCCTCCTTAATAGTGTCCCAACcttatgcagaatgtcatgtcataaatcatacaagtatgcaaaatgtcatgctcagtaCAGTAAAATCAtagcacaaatcagtcatttacccttgaggggtaaaataattattttaccctataggggtattttggtcattttatcgTCTTGGGGTCTAAGTACTCTTTCTGACCCATCAgaaggtctacagtcgcctcGAGTGACTCGTATAACCTTAACGATCCAAACAGTGTAAAACGGCCCAGGGCCTATTATGCAGCccaagtaggcccacacgcccgtgtggcccatcaaGCCCAAAAATTACCACGGCCATGTGAACTATACAGCTCAGTCCAGTAACTACCACGTATCGTAGATTTTATCCGTGTAGTGTTCATGAGCCCATTAGCCCACACGGCCTATTTCGGCCTAACATGGCCCAAAACAGCCTAAGCCCATAAGGACgcccatggtggcctctacaatcTTACGCCCATGATTCATGGGCTTGGTTTACCACACAAGTGATCGCAGGCTTGTGTGGCCTCAAACGCCGTATctttggcttttcagctttttggcttttACCGTTTTACAGTTGAAaggggtgtgattacacacttgGTTGTGAATACTTGCGGAAAGCCTTCGAACATGAAACTACATTGATCAAGACATTCGGTTAAAGTTTAGCATTAGGGTCAACACCTTCTTACTAATACTTAATCCCAAAAAGAACAGTAACAACACTTGTCTTAATTCACGAATGAAGTTTAACCCGTCAATAATGTTAATCGAAGGTTGGCCACACCTTCTTTTGCTAAAAAGCTGCATTATTCAGGGAACCCATTAACAACAATCGCATAATCCAAAGATTTGAATCGAAACTTATTGCCTAAATAACACTCAAAACCAAAGATAGGGCATTCAGCCAACACCCCACATGCTAGCCCACATACTTACCTTAAATCGAGTGATAAGAAAACAGTTTTGACGGCTAAATATCACCAAAACTCCTTTACTTCTTGAGGAAACTTCTGAGAATCGAAAGAATAGTACACCTAAAAAAAGAGGACAAGAATCGGCTATAAGAGTACAAGAGAAGGGAAGAGCATTCGGCTTAAAGCAGAGGTTACCAGaaaaagattaaagaaaaaaaaacaagagttGAATGTACCTACCATAGTCGTCAAACCGCAACAAGATGAAGAGATGATGAGTAGAGAATCGGTCATGAACCAATGACACCAATCGAAAGGGAttaaaaaaatgagaagaaaGGACAGTGAGTAACCGGTTCACCAACAAAAAGGGAGCAAAgagggaaaaaggaaaagaaacacagagaagagagaaaaaggaGCTTCAGATAGGAGAGAAAATTGAAAGACAGAAACCACAAACTCAAAAGGTACAAAGAAGCACTCAGCTTACCATCAATTGACCAAAGTGCGATTTACGTTTTTACGAACTAAAAATATTCGGCCAGAGAgaaaaatgcaaaagaaaagtGCCAAAATGAGAAACCGAAACAAGGAATACTCCTCCAAAAGAGTTACAGTCGAAATTTTGAGTAGCTAGAAACCCAATTTGACACTACCACATCTACACCCTCAAACTCAttgattttctcctaatatcTCTCCCTGATTCTCTCAACAAAACACTCCAACATCCCAGTCAAACTCTATTCAAACTCTCATGACTAATTCAACCTTAGAGTCTTAGTCCAACTCCACTTCCTACCCAGCTCAACTGCAAAATAATTACTCTATTGTGCAACtcaggactcgaactcaagtcctCCAGCAAAAGCAACATGctaccttgccactagaccacacgcTCTCTTTGTGTTATAAAATAagcactattatttataaggcctatatgacagtgtccagattcatttaagagcaatactaaaaattttacaaaagctaagacttgaacccaggcttctcaaacactcccaaagcCACTCAAATCACTAAGCCAGTAAAGCAAACATGTAATTTGTGTCAGATAGTACAAAATTAAGGATTCTAATTTTT
Protein-coding sequences here:
- the LOC107963877 gene encoding vacuolar fusion protein MON1 homolog, yielding MSLDSISSSSSVDESTGLNRNSNLEPVDEQFGLLSLTEPVELEPNRGNGYGVANGSLNRERSNGEEEYERLTVQNREIFGDERPSSPSSSGYAGERGSSSASTASRIDGASEVDGDEIQEVRNDCSLEVFSDTQASAWVPGKRHVDEDDGSISWRKRKKHFFILSNSGKPIYSRYGDEHKLAGFSATLQAIISFVENGGDRVKLVKAGKHQVVFLVKGPIYLVCISCTEEPFESLKGQLELIYGQMILILTKSINRCFEKNPKFDMTPLLRGTDVVFSSLIHSFSWNPATFIHAYTCLPLAYATRQAAGAILQDVADSGVLFAILMCKHKVISLVGAQKASLHPDDMLLLSNFVMSSESFRTAESFSPICLPRYNPMAFLYAYVNFLDVDTYLILLTTRSDAFYHLKDCRIRIELVLSKSNVLSEVQRSMIDGGMHVEDLPLDPLPRSGSSPHLGQQRLPTDSPERLPTDSPKRPREPFIGIGGPAGLWHFIYRSIFLEQYVSSEFSPPLSSPQQQKRLYRAYQRLYDSMHDKGIGPHKTQFRRDENYVLLCWVTQDFELYAAFDPLADKAVAIKTCNRVCQWVKDVENEIFLQGASPFSW